A region from the Panicum hallii strain FIL2 chromosome 1, PHallii_v3.1, whole genome shotgun sequence genome encodes:
- the LOC112884514 gene encoding protein RRC1-like isoform X1: MSSKKVPYHKHREAEEARKKREEDEAARVYAEFVESFKGDSSSGAKFVRGGVIDPNAKLKIGPEGGKSKDGGSVPKKGSRYVPSFLPPSFAKEPEKKKEEERPKEKEKGKPRVIDKFMEELKFEQEQREKRSQDRDHRRDRHSDSSMPSSRFDELPDEFDPTGRFPGSFDDGDPQTTNLYVGNLSPKVDENFLLRTFGRFGPIASVKIMWPRTEEERRRQRNCGFVAFMNRADGQAAKDEMQGVIVYDYELKIGWGKSVALPSQALPAPPPGHMAIRNKEGGTVILSGPGGPAVASVTPQTSELVLTPNVPDIVVAPPDDGRLRHVIDTMALHVLDGGCAFEQAVMERGRGNPLFDFLFDLKSKEHTYYVWRLYSFAQGDTLQRWRTEPYIMITGSGRWVPPPLSSNRSPEREKESTFAAGRSRVNRVEVERTLTDSQRDEFEDMLRALTLERSQIKEAMGFALDNADAAGEIVEVLTESLTLKETSIPTKVARLMLVSDILHNSSAPVKNASAFRTKFEASLPDVMESFNDLYRSITGRITAEALKERVMKVLQVWADWFLFSDAFLNGLRATFLRSGNSGVVPFHSLCGDAPEIEKKGSSEDGNGGFKLNEDGALATGKAAATKELLGLPLAELERRCRHNGLSLCGGKEMMVARLLNLEEAEKERVYEKDVEVKYAQGEQHKTGREDSGLNAPSASRFGETPNGDGLDVSRNNMGTAKGRTRESASAELESFPSKKPKYDPVLPASKWSREDDISDDEDRKGGRGLGLSYSSGSDAGDLGKADTSEVSTDHTSHHQDTIVDEEHRQKLRQIEISVMQYRESLEEQGIRNMDEIERKVASHRRHLQSEYGLSTSTDGANSRRSSERTSLERKEKHDNAHDYARKRRRSQSRSRSPPRKSQERDRDHNRSRDRSHGNDVGRDRVRDKSTSRGRDDHYDRSRDREKDRRKGR, translated from the exons ATGAGTTCGAAGAAGGTTCCTTACCACAAGCATCGGGAGGCTGAGGAGGCGAGGAAGAAG AGGGAGGAAGATGAAGCAGCACGTGTATATGCGGAATTTGTCGAGTCATTCAAGGGTGATAGCTCATCTGGGGCTAAGTTTGTCCGAGGTGGTGTGATCGACCCCAATGCAAAGCTGAAGATTGGCCCTGAAG GTGGAAAATCCAAAGATGGGGGGTCTGTTCCAAAGAAGGGCAGTAG GTATGTTCCGTCCTTCTTGCCACCATCATTTGCAAAAGAGCCTGAGAAGAAG aaggaagaagaaaggccaaaggaaaaggaaaaaggaaagccACGCGTAATAGATAAGTTCATGGAGGAACTTAAGTTTGAGCAAGAGCAACGAGAAAAGCGTAGTCAGGATCGAGACCACCGGCGTGATCGTCACAGTGATAGCTCCATG CCCTCTAGCCGGTTTGATGAACTACCAGATGAATTTGATCCGACTGGAAGATTTCCAGGATCATTTGATGATGGCGATCCTCAAACCACAAACTTATATGTTGGCAATCTATCTCCAAAG GTTGATGAGAATTTTCTTTTAAGGACCTTTGGTCGGTTTGGACCTATTGCTAGTGTCAAGATTATGTGGCCTAGAACAGAAGAGGAACGCAGGAGGCAAAGAAATTGCGGTTTTGTTGCCTTTATGAATAGAGCAGACGGGCAGGCAGCAAAGGATGAAATGCAAG GTGTTATTGTATATGACTATGAACTGAAGATTGGATGGGGAAAATCTGTTGCTCTACCATCACAGGCATTACCTGCTCCTCCTCCAGGACACATGGCAATCAGAAATAAAGAG GGTGGTACAGTCATACTTTCTGGTCCTGGCGGCCCTGCTGTTGCATCTGTTACACCACAAACCTCAGAGCTG GTCCTTACACCAAATGTTCCTGATATTGTGGTGGCGCCACCGGATGATGGACGTCTTCGGCATGTGATTGACACAATGGCTCTGCACGTACTTGATGGTGGATGTGCTTTTGAACAAGCTGTAATGGAGAGAGGGCGAGGGAATCCTTTGTTTGATTTCTTATTTGATCTTAAATCTAAAGAGCACACATACTATGTTTGGAGGTTATACTCCTTTGCTCAG GGTGATACTTTACAACGATGGAGAACAGAACCATACATTATGATCACAGGAAGTGGAAG ATGGGTTCCACCTCCCTTGTCATCCAACAGAAGCCCTGAACGTGAAAAGGAATCTACATTTGCTGCTGGTAGAAGCAGGGTAAAT CGTGTTGAAGTGGAGCGGACATTGACTGACTCGCAGCGTGATGAGTTTGAGGACATGCTACGAGCGTTGACATTAGAGAGGAGTCAAATAAAAGAGGCCATGGGATTTGCCTTGGATAATGCTGATGCAGCTGGGGAG attgttgaggttCTCACAGAATCCTTGACACTCAAGGAGACCTCTATTCCAACCAAGGTTGCTCGGCTTATGCTAGTGTCCGACATCCTTCATAACAGTAGTGCTCCTGTGAAGAACGCCTCTGCATTCCGAACGAAGTTTGAAGCTTCTTTGCCAGATGTCATGGAGAGCTTCAATGACTTGTACCGCAGTATCACTGGAAGGATTACTGCTGAAGCTCTGAAG GAGAGGGTTATGAAAGTTCTACAAGTTTGGGCAGACTGGTTCTTGTTTTCTGATGCATTTCTGAATGGGCTGAGGGCTACTTTTCTTAGATCAGGCAACTCTGGTGTTGTTCCATTTCACTCGCTATGTGGTGATGCACCTGAAATTGAAAAGAAAGGTAGCTCTGAGGATGGCAATGGTGGATTTAAGCTTAATGAAGATGGTGCCTTGGCTACAGGAAAGGCAGCAGCAACAAAGGAGCTATTAGGGCTTCCACTAGCTGAACTTGAGCGCCGTTGTAGACATAATGGCCTCTCACTATGTGGTGGTAAAGAGATGATGGTTGCCAGGTTGCTTAACTTGGAAGAGGCTGAGAAGGAACGCGTATATGAGAAAGATGTTGAAGTGAAATATGCGCAAGGGGAACAGCATAAAACTGGAAGAGAGGACAGTGGTTTGAATGCTCCTAGTGCATCACGATTTGGAGAAACTCCTAATGGTGATGGACTAGATGTCTCTAGGAATAATATGGGAACTGCCAAAGGACGCACTAGAGAGTCTGCTTCTGCTgaacttgaatcatttccaagCAAGAAGCCGAAATATGATCCTGTTTTACCAGCTTCTAAATGGAGTCGAGAGGATGACATCAGCGATGATGAAGATAGAAAAGGTGGTAGAGGCTTGGGATTAAGCTATTCATCTGGAAGCGATGCTGGTGATCTGGGAAAGGCCGATACATCAGAAGTTAGTACTGATCACACAAGTCATCATCAAGATACGATTGTTGATGAAGAACATAG GCAGAAGTTGAGGCAGATTGAAATTTCTGTCATGCAGTACCGTGAATCTCTTGAGGAGCAGGGTATCCGCAACATGGATGAGATCGAGAGGAAGGTTGCCAGCCATCGGAGACACCTTCAGTCTGAATATGGTTTATCCACTTCAACTGATGGTGCAAACAGCAGGCGGTCTTCTG AAAGAACATCACTGGAGCGGAAAGAGAAACACGACAATGCACATGATTATGCTAGGAAACGGCGCCGGAGCCAGAGTAGAAGCCGCAGCCCTCCAAGGAAGTCACAGGAGAGGGACCGAGACCACAACCGCAGCAGAGACCGATCTCATGGCAATGATGTTGGGAGGGACAGGGTACGTGATAAAAGCACGAGCCGTGGGCGTGATGACCACTATGACAGAAGCCGAGACAGGGAGAAGGACAGGAGAAAGGGAAGGTGA
- the LOC112884514 gene encoding protein RRC1-like isoform X2: MSSKKVPYHKHREAEEARKKREEDEAARVYAEFVESFKGDSSSGAKFVRGGVIDPNAKLKIGPEGGKSKDGGSVPKKGSRYVPSFLPPSFAKEPEKKKEEERPKEKEKGKPRVIDKFMEELKFEQEQREKRSQDRDHRRDRHSDSSMPSSRFDELPDEFDPTGRFPGSFDDGDPQTTNLYVGNLSPKVDENFLLRTFGRFGPIASVKIMWPRTEEERRRQRNCGFVAFMNRADGQAAKDEMQGVIVYDYELKIGWGKSVALPSQALPAPPPGHMAIRNKEGGTVILSGPGGPAVASVTPQTSELVLTPNVPDIVVAPPDDGRLRHVIDTMALHVLDGGCAFEQAVMERGRGNPLFDFLFDLKSKEHTYYVWRLYSFAQGDTLQRWRTEPYIMITGSGRWVPPPLSSNRSPEREKESTFAAGRSRRVEVERTLTDSQRDEFEDMLRALTLERSQIKEAMGFALDNADAAGEIVEVLTESLTLKETSIPTKVARLMLVSDILHNSSAPVKNASAFRTKFEASLPDVMESFNDLYRSITGRITAEALKERVMKVLQVWADWFLFSDAFLNGLRATFLRSGNSGVVPFHSLCGDAPEIEKKGSSEDGNGGFKLNEDGALATGKAAATKELLGLPLAELERRCRHNGLSLCGGKEMMVARLLNLEEAEKERVYEKDVEVKYAQGEQHKTGREDSGLNAPSASRFGETPNGDGLDVSRNNMGTAKGRTRESASAELESFPSKKPKYDPVLPASKWSREDDISDDEDRKGGRGLGLSYSSGSDAGDLGKADTSEVSTDHTSHHQDTIVDEEHRQKLRQIEISVMQYRESLEEQGIRNMDEIERKVASHRRHLQSEYGLSTSTDGANSRRSSERTSLERKEKHDNAHDYARKRRRSQSRSRSPPRKSQERDRDHNRSRDRSHGNDVGRDRVRDKSTSRGRDDHYDRSRDREKDRRKGR; the protein is encoded by the exons ATGAGTTCGAAGAAGGTTCCTTACCACAAGCATCGGGAGGCTGAGGAGGCGAGGAAGAAG AGGGAGGAAGATGAAGCAGCACGTGTATATGCGGAATTTGTCGAGTCATTCAAGGGTGATAGCTCATCTGGGGCTAAGTTTGTCCGAGGTGGTGTGATCGACCCCAATGCAAAGCTGAAGATTGGCCCTGAAG GTGGAAAATCCAAAGATGGGGGGTCTGTTCCAAAGAAGGGCAGTAG GTATGTTCCGTCCTTCTTGCCACCATCATTTGCAAAAGAGCCTGAGAAGAAG aaggaagaagaaaggccaaaggaaaaggaaaaaggaaagccACGCGTAATAGATAAGTTCATGGAGGAACTTAAGTTTGAGCAAGAGCAACGAGAAAAGCGTAGTCAGGATCGAGACCACCGGCGTGATCGTCACAGTGATAGCTCCATG CCCTCTAGCCGGTTTGATGAACTACCAGATGAATTTGATCCGACTGGAAGATTTCCAGGATCATTTGATGATGGCGATCCTCAAACCACAAACTTATATGTTGGCAATCTATCTCCAAAG GTTGATGAGAATTTTCTTTTAAGGACCTTTGGTCGGTTTGGACCTATTGCTAGTGTCAAGATTATGTGGCCTAGAACAGAAGAGGAACGCAGGAGGCAAAGAAATTGCGGTTTTGTTGCCTTTATGAATAGAGCAGACGGGCAGGCAGCAAAGGATGAAATGCAAG GTGTTATTGTATATGACTATGAACTGAAGATTGGATGGGGAAAATCTGTTGCTCTACCATCACAGGCATTACCTGCTCCTCCTCCAGGACACATGGCAATCAGAAATAAAGAG GGTGGTACAGTCATACTTTCTGGTCCTGGCGGCCCTGCTGTTGCATCTGTTACACCACAAACCTCAGAGCTG GTCCTTACACCAAATGTTCCTGATATTGTGGTGGCGCCACCGGATGATGGACGTCTTCGGCATGTGATTGACACAATGGCTCTGCACGTACTTGATGGTGGATGTGCTTTTGAACAAGCTGTAATGGAGAGAGGGCGAGGGAATCCTTTGTTTGATTTCTTATTTGATCTTAAATCTAAAGAGCACACATACTATGTTTGGAGGTTATACTCCTTTGCTCAG GGTGATACTTTACAACGATGGAGAACAGAACCATACATTATGATCACAGGAAGTGGAAG ATGGGTTCCACCTCCCTTGTCATCCAACAGAAGCCCTGAACGTGAAAAGGAATCTACATTTGCTGCTGGTAGAAGCAGG CGTGTTGAAGTGGAGCGGACATTGACTGACTCGCAGCGTGATGAGTTTGAGGACATGCTACGAGCGTTGACATTAGAGAGGAGTCAAATAAAAGAGGCCATGGGATTTGCCTTGGATAATGCTGATGCAGCTGGGGAG attgttgaggttCTCACAGAATCCTTGACACTCAAGGAGACCTCTATTCCAACCAAGGTTGCTCGGCTTATGCTAGTGTCCGACATCCTTCATAACAGTAGTGCTCCTGTGAAGAACGCCTCTGCATTCCGAACGAAGTTTGAAGCTTCTTTGCCAGATGTCATGGAGAGCTTCAATGACTTGTACCGCAGTATCACTGGAAGGATTACTGCTGAAGCTCTGAAG GAGAGGGTTATGAAAGTTCTACAAGTTTGGGCAGACTGGTTCTTGTTTTCTGATGCATTTCTGAATGGGCTGAGGGCTACTTTTCTTAGATCAGGCAACTCTGGTGTTGTTCCATTTCACTCGCTATGTGGTGATGCACCTGAAATTGAAAAGAAAGGTAGCTCTGAGGATGGCAATGGTGGATTTAAGCTTAATGAAGATGGTGCCTTGGCTACAGGAAAGGCAGCAGCAACAAAGGAGCTATTAGGGCTTCCACTAGCTGAACTTGAGCGCCGTTGTAGACATAATGGCCTCTCACTATGTGGTGGTAAAGAGATGATGGTTGCCAGGTTGCTTAACTTGGAAGAGGCTGAGAAGGAACGCGTATATGAGAAAGATGTTGAAGTGAAATATGCGCAAGGGGAACAGCATAAAACTGGAAGAGAGGACAGTGGTTTGAATGCTCCTAGTGCATCACGATTTGGAGAAACTCCTAATGGTGATGGACTAGATGTCTCTAGGAATAATATGGGAACTGCCAAAGGACGCACTAGAGAGTCTGCTTCTGCTgaacttgaatcatttccaagCAAGAAGCCGAAATATGATCCTGTTTTACCAGCTTCTAAATGGAGTCGAGAGGATGACATCAGCGATGATGAAGATAGAAAAGGTGGTAGAGGCTTGGGATTAAGCTATTCATCTGGAAGCGATGCTGGTGATCTGGGAAAGGCCGATACATCAGAAGTTAGTACTGATCACACAAGTCATCATCAAGATACGATTGTTGATGAAGAACATAG GCAGAAGTTGAGGCAGATTGAAATTTCTGTCATGCAGTACCGTGAATCTCTTGAGGAGCAGGGTATCCGCAACATGGATGAGATCGAGAGGAAGGTTGCCAGCCATCGGAGACACCTTCAGTCTGAATATGGTTTATCCACTTCAACTGATGGTGCAAACAGCAGGCGGTCTTCTG AAAGAACATCACTGGAGCGGAAAGAGAAACACGACAATGCACATGATTATGCTAGGAAACGGCGCCGGAGCCAGAGTAGAAGCCGCAGCCCTCCAAGGAAGTCACAGGAGAGGGACCGAGACCACAACCGCAGCAGAGACCGATCTCATGGCAATGATGTTGGGAGGGACAGGGTACGTGATAAAAGCACGAGCCGTGGGCGTGATGACCACTATGACAGAAGCCGAGACAGGGAGAAGGACAGGAGAAAGGGAAGGTGA
- the LOC112884514 gene encoding protein RRC1-like isoform X3: MEELKFEQEQREKRSQDRDHRRDRHSDSSMPSSRFDELPDEFDPTGRFPGSFDDGDPQTTNLYVGNLSPKVDENFLLRTFGRFGPIASVKIMWPRTEEERRRQRNCGFVAFMNRADGQAAKDEMQGVIVYDYELKIGWGKSVALPSQALPAPPPGHMAIRNKEGGTVILSGPGGPAVASVTPQTSELVLTPNVPDIVVAPPDDGRLRHVIDTMALHVLDGGCAFEQAVMERGRGNPLFDFLFDLKSKEHTYYVWRLYSFAQGDTLQRWRTEPYIMITGSGRWVPPPLSSNRSPEREKESTFAAGRSRVNRVEVERTLTDSQRDEFEDMLRALTLERSQIKEAMGFALDNADAAGEIVEVLTESLTLKETSIPTKVARLMLVSDILHNSSAPVKNASAFRTKFEASLPDVMESFNDLYRSITGRITAEALKERVMKVLQVWADWFLFSDAFLNGLRATFLRSGNSGVVPFHSLCGDAPEIEKKGSSEDGNGGFKLNEDGALATGKAAATKELLGLPLAELERRCRHNGLSLCGGKEMMVARLLNLEEAEKERVYEKDVEVKYAQGEQHKTGREDSGLNAPSASRFGETPNGDGLDVSRNNMGTAKGRTRESASAELESFPSKKPKYDPVLPASKWSREDDISDDEDRKGGRGLGLSYSSGSDAGDLGKADTSEVSTDHTSHHQDTIVDEEHRQKLRQIEISVMQYRESLEEQGIRNMDEIERKVASHRRHLQSEYGLSTSTDGANSRRSSERTSLERKEKHDNAHDYARKRRRSQSRSRSPPRKSQERDRDHNRSRDRSHGNDVGRDRVRDKSTSRGRDDHYDRSRDREKDRRKGR, from the exons ATGGAGGAACTTAAGTTTGAGCAAGAGCAACGAGAAAAGCGTAGTCAGGATCGAGACCACCGGCGTGATCGTCACAGTGATAGCTCCATG CCCTCTAGCCGGTTTGATGAACTACCAGATGAATTTGATCCGACTGGAAGATTTCCAGGATCATTTGATGATGGCGATCCTCAAACCACAAACTTATATGTTGGCAATCTATCTCCAAAG GTTGATGAGAATTTTCTTTTAAGGACCTTTGGTCGGTTTGGACCTATTGCTAGTGTCAAGATTATGTGGCCTAGAACAGAAGAGGAACGCAGGAGGCAAAGAAATTGCGGTTTTGTTGCCTTTATGAATAGAGCAGACGGGCAGGCAGCAAAGGATGAAATGCAAG GTGTTATTGTATATGACTATGAACTGAAGATTGGATGGGGAAAATCTGTTGCTCTACCATCACAGGCATTACCTGCTCCTCCTCCAGGACACATGGCAATCAGAAATAAAGAG GGTGGTACAGTCATACTTTCTGGTCCTGGCGGCCCTGCTGTTGCATCTGTTACACCACAAACCTCAGAGCTG GTCCTTACACCAAATGTTCCTGATATTGTGGTGGCGCCACCGGATGATGGACGTCTTCGGCATGTGATTGACACAATGGCTCTGCACGTACTTGATGGTGGATGTGCTTTTGAACAAGCTGTAATGGAGAGAGGGCGAGGGAATCCTTTGTTTGATTTCTTATTTGATCTTAAATCTAAAGAGCACACATACTATGTTTGGAGGTTATACTCCTTTGCTCAG GGTGATACTTTACAACGATGGAGAACAGAACCATACATTATGATCACAGGAAGTGGAAG ATGGGTTCCACCTCCCTTGTCATCCAACAGAAGCCCTGAACGTGAAAAGGAATCTACATTTGCTGCTGGTAGAAGCAGGGTAAAT CGTGTTGAAGTGGAGCGGACATTGACTGACTCGCAGCGTGATGAGTTTGAGGACATGCTACGAGCGTTGACATTAGAGAGGAGTCAAATAAAAGAGGCCATGGGATTTGCCTTGGATAATGCTGATGCAGCTGGGGAG attgttgaggttCTCACAGAATCCTTGACACTCAAGGAGACCTCTATTCCAACCAAGGTTGCTCGGCTTATGCTAGTGTCCGACATCCTTCATAACAGTAGTGCTCCTGTGAAGAACGCCTCTGCATTCCGAACGAAGTTTGAAGCTTCTTTGCCAGATGTCATGGAGAGCTTCAATGACTTGTACCGCAGTATCACTGGAAGGATTACTGCTGAAGCTCTGAAG GAGAGGGTTATGAAAGTTCTACAAGTTTGGGCAGACTGGTTCTTGTTTTCTGATGCATTTCTGAATGGGCTGAGGGCTACTTTTCTTAGATCAGGCAACTCTGGTGTTGTTCCATTTCACTCGCTATGTGGTGATGCACCTGAAATTGAAAAGAAAGGTAGCTCTGAGGATGGCAATGGTGGATTTAAGCTTAATGAAGATGGTGCCTTGGCTACAGGAAAGGCAGCAGCAACAAAGGAGCTATTAGGGCTTCCACTAGCTGAACTTGAGCGCCGTTGTAGACATAATGGCCTCTCACTATGTGGTGGTAAAGAGATGATGGTTGCCAGGTTGCTTAACTTGGAAGAGGCTGAGAAGGAACGCGTATATGAGAAAGATGTTGAAGTGAAATATGCGCAAGGGGAACAGCATAAAACTGGAAGAGAGGACAGTGGTTTGAATGCTCCTAGTGCATCACGATTTGGAGAAACTCCTAATGGTGATGGACTAGATGTCTCTAGGAATAATATGGGAACTGCCAAAGGACGCACTAGAGAGTCTGCTTCTGCTgaacttgaatcatttccaagCAAGAAGCCGAAATATGATCCTGTTTTACCAGCTTCTAAATGGAGTCGAGAGGATGACATCAGCGATGATGAAGATAGAAAAGGTGGTAGAGGCTTGGGATTAAGCTATTCATCTGGAAGCGATGCTGGTGATCTGGGAAAGGCCGATACATCAGAAGTTAGTACTGATCACACAAGTCATCATCAAGATACGATTGTTGATGAAGAACATAG GCAGAAGTTGAGGCAGATTGAAATTTCTGTCATGCAGTACCGTGAATCTCTTGAGGAGCAGGGTATCCGCAACATGGATGAGATCGAGAGGAAGGTTGCCAGCCATCGGAGACACCTTCAGTCTGAATATGGTTTATCCACTTCAACTGATGGTGCAAACAGCAGGCGGTCTTCTG AAAGAACATCACTGGAGCGGAAAGAGAAACACGACAATGCACATGATTATGCTAGGAAACGGCGCCGGAGCCAGAGTAGAAGCCGCAGCCCTCCAAGGAAGTCACAGGAGAGGGACCGAGACCACAACCGCAGCAGAGACCGATCTCATGGCAATGATGTTGGGAGGGACAGGGTACGTGATAAAAGCACGAGCCGTGGGCGTGATGACCACTATGACAGAAGCCGAGACAGGGAGAAGGACAGGAGAAAGGGAAGGTGA
- the LOC112884875 gene encoding probable protein phosphatase 2C 11, whose protein sequence is MGVYLSTPKTDKLSENGENDRLKFGLSSMQGWRASMEDAHSALLDLDSETAFFGVFDGHGGRVVAKFCAKYLHSQVLKSEAYSTGDLGSAVHRAFFRMDEMMRGQRGWRELSALGDKINKFSGMIEGLIWSPRGSDSNNQQDDWASEEGPHSDFAGPTCGCTACIALIRNNQLIVANAGDSRCVISRAGQAYNLSRDHKPELAAERERIMKAGGFIHMGRVNGSLNLSRAIGDVEFKQNKFLPPEKQIVTANPDINVVELCDEDDFVVVACDGIWDCMSSQQLVNFIHEHLNKESSLSAVCEKVLDRCLAPSTITGEGCDNMTMILVQFKKPVNRNKKTEVAKQSTSSADETEIHVAEE, encoded by the exons ATGGGAGTTTACCTCAGTACTCCAAAAACTGATAAGCTATCTGAAAACGGAGAAAATGATAGACTTAAATTTGGTCTTTCATCTATGCAAGGATGGCGAGCAAGCATGGAAGATGCT CACTCGGCATTGCTAGATCTTGATAGCGAGACAGCATTCTTTGGTGTTTTTGATGGTCATGGAG GGAGAGTGGTTGCCAAATTCTGTGCGAAATATCTTCACAGTCAAGTTCTCAAAAGTGAAGCCTATTCAACTGGTGACCTAGGCAGTGCCGTGCATAGAGCTTTCTTCAG AATGGATGAAATGATGCGAGGACAGAGAGGTTGGCGAGAACTATCCGCACTTGGAGATAAGATAAACAAGTTTAGTGGCATGATAGAAGGGTTGATTTGGTCCCCAAGAGGCAGTGATTCGAATAATCAACAAGATGATTGGGCTTCTGAGGAG GGACCTCACTCTGATTTTGCTGGGCCAACATGTGGGTGTACAGCATGTATAGCACTAATAAGAAATAACCAACTTATTGTGGCGAATGCTGGTGATTCACGGTGTGTTATTTCAAGGGCTGGGCAG GCATACAATCTTTCACGGGACCACAAACCTGAGCTTGCAGCTGAGAGAGAAAGAATTATGAAGGCAGGGGGTTTCATCCATATGGGACGAGTAAATGGGAGTTTAAATTTGTCAAGAGCAATTG GTGATGTGGAATTTAAACAGAACAAATTTCTGCCTCCTGAGAAGCAAATTGTGACAGCAAATCCTGACATTAACGTT GTGGAGCTCTGCGATGAAGACGACTTTGTTGTTGTCGCATGTGATGGCATTTG GGATTGCATGTCAAGCCAACAGCTGGTAAATTTCATCCACGAGCATTTAAACAAG GAGAGCAGCCTATCTGCTGTGTGTGAAAAAGTACTTGACAGATGCCTGGCTCCATCAACAATCACCGGAGAGGGGTGCGATAACATGACCATGATCCTGGTGCAGTTCAAAAAACCAGTTAATCGGAACAAAAAGACCGAGGTGGCTAAGCAATCTACCAGCAGTGCAGATGAAACTGAGATTCA TGTTGCTGAGGAGTAA